From the Roseibium salinum genome, one window contains:
- a CDS encoding ABC transporter ATP-binding protein, whose product MVQQGRSDKDTLLDARGLTKRFGDILANDKVDLVINKGEIHALLGENGAGKSTLVKMFYGSLEPDGGEILWQGRKVDIGNPAAARDLGIGMVFQHFSLFEALTVVENIALALPDPGNMSDLAKRIESVSRDYGLPLKPSDVVADLPVGIRQRIEIVRCLLQEPQLIIMDEPTSVLTPQEADQLFLTLQRLAGEGCAVLYISHRLEEVKRICHHATILRHGQVVRECDPTRETAASLASMMVGADVASVSASAQKPQIGEIRLGLRNLSAKAATPFATALNNISLDIRAGEVVAIAGVAGNGQGELFDALSGEMLVAPDMIQIDGQPCGSRNITWRRRQNAAFVPEERLGHGAVPGLKLSQNIVLTRHGTGDNLVSGSFLSKSRAGLIEQRIKKTYDVRMSHDDAEARALSGGNLQKFVVGRELDRRPGVLIVNQPTWGVDAGAAALIRQALIDLARSGSAVLVISQDLDEIFEIADRVAVISRGYLSAAEPVQDMTRERVGLLMAGGAETQGEVA is encoded by the coding sequence ATGGTTCAGCAAGGCAGATCCGATAAGGACACACTGCTGGACGCCAGGGGGCTCACCAAACGGTTCGGCGACATTCTCGCCAACGACAAGGTCGACCTCGTCATCAACAAGGGCGAGATCCATGCACTTCTGGGTGAAAACGGTGCCGGCAAATCCACGCTGGTCAAGATGTTCTACGGTTCGCTCGAACCCGATGGCGGCGAAATCCTGTGGCAGGGGCGAAAGGTCGATATCGGCAATCCGGCCGCCGCGCGGGACCTTGGCATCGGAATGGTGTTCCAGCATTTCTCGCTGTTCGAAGCCCTGACGGTCGTTGAGAACATCGCGCTTGCGCTGCCCGACCCGGGCAACATGTCCGATCTCGCAAAGCGGATCGAATCGGTTTCCAGAGACTACGGTTTGCCGCTCAAGCCGTCGGACGTCGTCGCCGATCTTCCCGTCGGCATTCGCCAGAGGATCGAGATTGTCCGCTGCCTGTTGCAGGAGCCTCAGCTCATCATCATGGACGAGCCGACATCGGTCTTGACCCCGCAAGAGGCAGACCAGCTGTTTCTGACGCTGCAACGGCTTGCCGGCGAAGGCTGCGCGGTGCTCTACATCAGTCACCGGCTGGAAGAGGTGAAGCGGATCTGTCATCACGCGACCATTCTGCGTCACGGCCAGGTGGTCCGCGAATGCGATCCGACCCGCGAAACGGCGGCCTCGCTTGCAAGCATGATGGTCGGCGCCGACGTCGCATCGGTCAGCGCCAGCGCTCAAAAACCACAGATCGGTGAAATCCGCTTGGGGCTGCGCAACCTTTCCGCAAAAGCCGCGACACCCTTTGCGACGGCACTGAACAACATTTCCCTCGACATCCGAGCCGGCGAAGTTGTGGCGATCGCCGGCGTGGCCGGCAACGGCCAGGGGGAATTGTTCGATGCCCTTTCCGGCGAAATGCTGGTGGCGCCGGACATGATCCAGATCGACGGCCAGCCGTGCGGGTCCAGGAACATTACCTGGCGGCGCAGGCAAAATGCCGCCTTCGTTCCCGAGGAACGTCTCGGCCACGGGGCCGTGCCGGGTTTGAAGCTCTCGCAGAACATCGTTCTGACCCGTCATGGGACCGGCGACAATCTTGTCAGCGGCAGCTTCCTGTCGAAATCCCGGGCCGGCCTCATCGAACAGCGGATCAAGAAGACCTACGATGTGCGCATGTCTCATGATGATGCGGAAGCGCGCGCCCTTTCGGGCGGAAACCTGCAGAAGTTCGTGGTGGGCCGCGAGCTGGACCGCAGACCCGGCGTCCTGATCGTCAACCAGCCGACCTGGGGCGTCGATGCCGGCGCCGCGGCGCTGATCCGCCAGGCGTTGATCGACCTCGCCCGTTCAGGCTCCGCCGTTCTGGTTATCAGCCAGGACCTCGACGAGATCTTCGAGATTGCCGATCGGGTCGCCGTGATATCGAGGGGCTACCTCTCCGCCGCGGAGCCGGTGCAAGACATGACCCGCGAGCGTGTCGGGCTGCTCATGGCCGGTGGTGCCGAAACGCAAGGGGAGGTGGCCTGA
- a CDS encoding ABC transporter permease: protein MFEAVLLTVITAATPLLIAAIGELVAERSGVLNLGVEGMMIMGAVVGFAVANQTGSGSMGIIAAICAGMAMAALFGFLVLFMVANQVATGLALTILGIGFSGLIGEAYIGVPGLKLPKLDIPVLSDIPFIGPVLFQQDVIVYLSFALVAVVAYMLFRTRSGLILRAVGNNHGSAHALGYSVIKIRFLAVLFGGACAGLAGAYMSLAYTPQWVENMTAGRGWIALALVVFSSWLPLRVVVGAYLFGAVSVLNLHAQAIELNIPSQLLSSLPYLATILVLVLISANRRLTLVNTPACLGKPFVPDR, encoded by the coding sequence ATGTTTGAAGCCGTCCTTCTTACCGTCATCACGGCCGCGACGCCGCTTCTCATTGCCGCCATCGGTGAACTGGTGGCCGAACGTTCCGGTGTTCTCAATCTTGGTGTCGAAGGCATGATGATCATGGGCGCCGTGGTCGGATTCGCGGTCGCGAACCAGACCGGTTCGGGGTCTATGGGCATCATTGCGGCGATTTGTGCCGGGATGGCCATGGCGGCCTTGTTCGGCTTTCTCGTCCTGTTCATGGTCGCAAATCAGGTCGCCACGGGCCTTGCCCTGACCATACTTGGGATCGGGTTTTCGGGCCTGATCGGCGAAGCCTATATCGGTGTTCCGGGGCTGAAACTGCCGAAACTCGACATCCCGGTGCTTTCGGACATTCCCTTCATCGGCCCCGTACTGTTTCAGCAGGATGTGATCGTTTATCTGAGCTTCGCACTGGTCGCGGTCGTCGCATACATGTTGTTCCGTACACGCTCCGGACTGATCCTGCGCGCCGTCGGCAACAATCATGGCTCCGCCCACGCGCTGGGATATTCGGTCATCAAGATCCGGTTTCTCGCCGTGCTCTTCGGCGGCGCGTGCGCCGGTCTGGCCGGCGCCTACATGTCGCTCGCCTACACGCCTCAATGGGTGGAAAACATGACCGCGGGCCGGGGCTGGATTGCCCTTGCACTCGTTGTGTTCTCGTCGTGGCTGCCGCTGCGGGTCGTCGTCGGTGCCTATCTCTTCGGAGCAGTCAGCGTGCTCAACCTGCACGCCCAGGCCATCGAACTGAATATACCGTCGCAGTTGCTGTCCAGCTTGCCGTACCTGGCGACTATTCTGGTGCTTGTACTCATTTCGGCGAACCGCAGACTGACGCTGGTCAATACGCCAGCGTGTCTCGGCAAGCCGTTTGTTCCGGACCGGTGA
- the cydB gene encoding cytochrome d ubiquinol oxidase subunit II codes for MEWYLPVIWAGLIGTAVAIYVILDGFDLGIAILFPFTREEEDRDLMMNSVAPFWDGNETWLVLGGGGLWVAFPMAYAIIMPALYLPVLGMLLALVFRGVSFEFRWVSKPRHRKWDIAFAGGSIVAAFLQGIILGGLLQGIDVADGQFAGGPFDWLTPFSIFVGLSVVAGYALLGATWLIMRTTGPVRELGRRIAPWLLLAVMAAMAVISLWTPLIIDRIAERWFSVPNILLLWPIPLSAALLSYGVWRWIERGHNVLPFAGTIGLFLLGYAGLVISTMPYLVPPHLTFWDTAAAPASQIFFLVGTVFLLPLVLGYTAFVYWIFRGKIAPGEGYH; via the coding sequence ATGGAATGGTATCTACCCGTCATCTGGGCCGGACTGATCGGTACGGCCGTGGCCATTTACGTCATCCTCGACGGCTTTGATCTGGGCATCGCCATCCTGTTTCCTTTCACCCGCGAGGAAGAGGATCGCGACCTGATGATGAATTCGGTCGCACCTTTCTGGGATGGTAACGAAACATGGCTGGTACTGGGTGGCGGGGGCCTGTGGGTCGCCTTCCCGATGGCCTATGCGATCATCATGCCGGCGCTCTACCTGCCGGTCCTCGGGATGTTGCTTGCTCTGGTCTTCCGCGGTGTATCCTTTGAATTCCGATGGGTATCCAAGCCGCGTCACCGCAAATGGGATATTGCCTTTGCCGGCGGCTCCATCGTCGCCGCGTTCCTGCAGGGCATTATCCTCGGCGGTCTGCTGCAGGGCATCGACGTGGCGGACGGACAGTTTGCCGGCGGACCGTTCGACTGGTTGACGCCGTTCTCGATTTTTGTCGGCCTTTCGGTTGTCGCCGGCTACGCGTTGCTCGGCGCCACCTGGCTCATCATGCGGACAACGGGTCCTGTCCGCGAGCTTGGCCGGCGCATCGCGCCCTGGTTGCTCCTGGCGGTAATGGCGGCGATGGCGGTCATCAGCCTGTGGACGCCGCTTATCATCGATCGGATTGCAGAGCGATGGTTCTCCGTCCCCAATATCCTGCTGCTGTGGCCAATCCCGTTATCGGCCGCCCTACTCTCTTACGGCGTCTGGCGCTGGATTGAACGCGGCCACAATGTTCTGCCGTTCGCCGGAACCATCGGGCTCTTCCTGCTCGGCTATGCCGGGCTGGTGATTTCCACAATGCCTTACCTGGTTCCGCCGCACCTGACCTTCTGGGACACGGCAGCCGCCCCGGCGTCGCAGATCTTCTTTCTGGTAGGCACAGTCTTCCTGCTGCCCCTTGTGCTGGGCTACACCGCTTTCGTCTATTGGATCTTCCGCGGCAAGATCGCCCCCGGGGAAGGGTATCACTGA
- a CDS encoding ABC transporter permease produces MRIELVKRKEHSQLMALLSPLIAIGLTAVAAGMIFAISGHDPLAGLYKFFIEPLTQEWSLQATIDKATPLILIGCGLAVCYLSNNWNIGAEGQFIVGALLGSVLPVLFPSFENAATLPLMLIFGALGGALWALIPAVLKTRFNTNEILTSLMLVYVASLLLDYLVRGPWRDPEGYNFPESRLFSDAATLPDLFGRALSLSTPITIAIALVLAIVLAKTLKGFEIRVMGESPRAGSFAGFSAKRLTLFAFALAGAFAGLAGIMEVSGGLNQLLPSISPGYGFTAIIVAFLGRLNPIGIIVAGFVLALSYIGGEAVQSAMGVSNKIASVIQGLLLFFVLACDTLILYRIRIGSPRTTAGEATHV; encoded by the coding sequence ATGCGCATCGAACTGGTGAAAAGAAAAGAACACAGCCAGCTCATGGCGCTGCTGTCCCCGCTGATCGCCATCGGCCTGACCGCCGTGGCGGCAGGGATGATTTTTGCCATTTCCGGGCATGACCCGCTGGCAGGGCTCTACAAATTCTTCATTGAACCGCTTACCCAGGAATGGTCTTTGCAGGCAACGATAGACAAGGCGACGCCCCTGATCCTGATCGGCTGCGGCCTTGCCGTGTGTTATCTTTCCAACAACTGGAACATCGGCGCCGAGGGGCAGTTCATTGTCGGCGCACTGCTCGGCTCGGTCCTGCCGGTACTGTTTCCCTCCTTCGAAAACGCCGCAACACTGCCGCTGATGTTGATTTTCGGTGCATTGGGCGGCGCGCTCTGGGCGCTTATCCCGGCCGTATTGAAAACCCGCTTCAACACCAACGAAATCCTCACAAGCCTGATGCTGGTCTATGTGGCCAGCCTGCTTCTGGACTATCTCGTGCGCGGTCCGTGGCGCGATCCGGAGGGTTACAATTTTCCGGAATCGCGGCTCTTTTCCGATGCCGCCACGTTGCCCGACCTCTTCGGCCGCGCGCTAAGCCTGTCGACGCCGATCACGATCGCCATTGCGCTTGTCCTTGCAATTGTCCTTGCCAAGACCCTGAAAGGATTTGAGATCAGGGTGATGGGCGAAAGCCCGCGCGCGGGAAGCTTTGCAGGATTTTCCGCAAAACGGCTGACCTTGTTCGCCTTCGCGCTGGCCGGCGCCTTTGCCGGACTTGCCGGTATCATGGAAGTTTCCGGTGGGTTGAACCAACTACTGCCGTCCATATCGCCGGGCTACGGCTTCACCGCCATTATCGTCGCCTTCCTGGGCCGTTTGAACCCGATCGGCATCATCGTGGCAGGCTTTGTCCTGGCGCTCTCCTATATCGGCGGCGAGGCCGTGCAATCGGCCATGGGCGTTTCCAACAAGATAGCCAGTGTCATCCAGGGCCTGCTCCTGTTCTTCGTGCTCGCCTGCGACACGCTGATCCTGTACCGCATCCGCATTGGCTCGCCCCGCACTACAGCCGGGGAGGCTACCCATGTTTGA
- a CDS encoding BMP family ABC transporter substrate-binding protein, translating to MKSFLKATVAAAAFAAAGSAANAADVKACYIYVGPVGDFGWSYQHDQGRLSVEEHFGDKVETAYLESVPEGPDAERAIERFAREGCDIIFTTSFGYMNPTIKVAKKFPEVKFEHATGYKTAENVATYNSKFHEGRYIIGQIAAKQSKTGVAGYIASFPIPEVVSGINAFMLGAQSIDPDFKVKVVWANTWFDPGKEADAAKALIDQGADIISQHTDSTAPLQVAQERGIHGFGQASDMIEFAPDAQYTAIVDEWGPYYIERIQAVLDGTWESESTWAGLAEGHVVMAPYTNLPDDVVEMAKATEAKISGGWEPFTGPIIKQDGTVAADEGVTLDDGEILGMNWYVQGVDDKLPQ from the coding sequence ATGAAATCTTTTTTGAAAGCCACCGTAGCTGCCGCCGCATTCGCGGCTGCCGGCTCCGCCGCCAATGCGGCTGACGTAAAAGCCTGCTACATCTATGTCGGTCCGGTCGGTGATTTCGGCTGGTCCTACCAGCACGATCAGGGCCGTCTCTCCGTTGAGGAACATTTCGGCGACAAGGTCGAAACCGCTTATCTGGAAAGCGTGCCGGAGGGCCCTGATGCCGAACGCGCGATCGAGCGCTTCGCCCGGGAAGGCTGCGATATCATCTTCACCACCTCTTTCGGCTACATGAACCCGACCATCAAGGTCGCGAAGAAATTCCCGGAAGTGAAGTTCGAGCACGCAACAGGCTACAAGACCGCCGAAAACGTTGCGACCTATAACTCCAAGTTCCATGAAGGCCGCTACATCATCGGCCAGATTGCCGCCAAACAGTCCAAGACGGGCGTGGCAGGCTACATTGCCTCCTTCCCGATTCCGGAAGTGGTCTCGGGCATCAACGCCTTCATGCTCGGCGCTCAGTCCATCGATCCGGACTTCAAAGTGAAAGTGGTCTGGGCCAATACGTGGTTCGATCCGGGCAAGGAAGCTGACGCCGCCAAGGCGCTGATCGACCAGGGCGCCGACATCATCTCGCAGCACACGGATTCCACGGCTCCGCTTCAGGTCGCTCAGGAACGCGGCATACATGGCTTTGGCCAAGCCTCCGACATGATCGAGTTTGCCCCGGACGCGCAATACACGGCGATTGTCGATGAATGGGGGCCATACTACATCGAGCGCATTCAGGCTGTCCTCGACGGCACGTGGGAATCGGAGAGCACCTGGGCCGGTCTGGCCGAAGGCCACGTCGTGATGGCGCCCTACACGAACCTGCCGGACGACGTTGTGGAGATGGCAAAAGCGACCGAAGCCAAGATCTCCGGTGGATGGGAGCCCTTTACCGGCCCCATAATCAAGCAGGATGGCACGGTTGCCGCTGACGAGGGTGTCACCCTCGACGACGGCGAAATCCTCGGCATGAACTGGTATGTCCAGGGCGTCGACGACAAGCTGCCGCAGTAA
- a CDS encoding putative bifunctional diguanylate cyclase/phosphodiesterase, translated as MREQTRLETSILADSLLFSTSELEKRVARYGALSEPEDKSAAKRAYHSLLTSLEAWRATDYGALAKTSGPDRVKLTGALKEIRSLETVLDDLKGPGSVDQALGTLQSVGGSLGQVGATVAARAATQSESARQTLLLHQKIQAGLTLALLFIVLAWIWYLLRRNADLKRENQAEQERGERLARRLDHDGVTGLINHRIFAERVCAARRDLTRNQTLSVFCVDLESRLPTTVNFDQRAEDAVLAGAADLLRHAVDPLDTRGCLARAGGKGFLILTVSDEELGLTTADIADRIRAPFLRPIATEHGSFVITPAIGHADAHDADREPTDVIRNAELAACNAVTNGRRRVVAYQTVMRAEIERRAVVEGALARAVETNECLPHFQPQFNLESGRVFGVEALARWYHAELGWISPSEFIPIAEGNGDIVPLGWKIMETSCNEVQLLPVELTLSVNLSVAQILSDDVVGMLEECLARTGFPARRLKLEVTESTMMNDLKRIQETLSQLRALGIGISLDDFGVGYSALSYLTDFHWDEIKIDRSFAAKAVRDRKQRDVLKLVLGIAETMGSRVLVEGIETIEQRDALVEIGCKNGQGYLFGGPMAIDDITTLFFAEHSHRSLSGI; from the coding sequence TTGCGCGAACAAACACGTCTTGAAACCTCCATCCTGGCCGACAGTCTCCTTTTCAGCACGTCTGAGCTGGAAAAACGCGTGGCGCGTTATGGCGCCTTGAGCGAGCCGGAGGACAAGTCTGCCGCAAAGCGCGCATACCACAGTTTGCTCACCTCGCTGGAGGCCTGGCGGGCCACCGACTATGGCGCGCTAGCCAAAACATCGGGCCCCGACCGTGTGAAACTGACCGGCGCGCTGAAGGAAATCCGCAGTCTGGAAACCGTCCTCGATGATCTCAAGGGCCCCGGGTCTGTCGATCAGGCACTGGGAACGTTGCAGTCCGTCGGCGGGTCGCTTGGACAAGTCGGCGCAACCGTAGCCGCGCGGGCTGCGACACAGTCCGAATCCGCACGCCAAACGCTGCTGCTTCACCAGAAAATCCAGGCCGGGTTGACCCTTGCCCTGCTTTTCATCGTTCTTGCCTGGATCTGGTACCTGCTTCGCCGGAATGCCGATCTTAAAAGGGAAAACCAGGCAGAACAGGAGCGGGGGGAACGGCTGGCAAGAAGGCTCGATCATGACGGCGTGACCGGACTGATCAACCACCGGATCTTTGCCGAACGCGTTTGCGCGGCGCGCCGGGATCTGACCCGGAACCAAACATTGAGCGTCTTCTGTGTCGATCTGGAAAGCCGGCTGCCGACGACCGTCAATTTCGACCAAAGGGCGGAGGACGCGGTCCTGGCTGGCGCGGCGGATCTCCTTCGCCATGCCGTCGATCCGCTTGACACAAGAGGCTGCCTGGCGCGGGCGGGTGGCAAGGGATTTCTCATCCTGACTGTCTCCGACGAAGAACTCGGTCTCACCACCGCCGACATCGCCGACCGGATCCGTGCGCCGTTCCTGAGGCCGATCGCGACGGAACATGGCTCCTTTGTGATCACACCGGCAATCGGTCACGCCGACGCCCATGACGCAGATCGGGAACCGACGGACGTCATTCGCAATGCCGAACTGGCGGCCTGCAACGCCGTGACCAACGGACGCCGCCGCGTGGTCGCGTATCAGACGGTGATGCGTGCCGAGATCGAGCGCCGTGCCGTGGTCGAGGGCGCACTGGCACGGGCCGTTGAAACCAATGAGTGCCTGCCGCATTTCCAACCCCAGTTCAACCTGGAGTCGGGCCGGGTTTTCGGTGTGGAGGCGCTGGCGCGGTGGTATCATGCCGAGCTTGGGTGGATCTCTCCGTCCGAATTCATTCCGATAGCCGAGGGAAACGGTGACATCGTCCCGCTCGGCTGGAAAATCATGGAAACCTCCTGCAACGAAGTGCAGCTTCTGCCGGTCGAACTGACGCTTTCGGTCAATCTTTCCGTTGCCCAGATCCTCAGCGACGATGTGGTCGGCATGCTTGAAGAATGCCTTGCGCGCACGGGGTTTCCAGCCAGAAGGTTGAAGCTGGAAGTCACCGAATCGACCATGATGAACGACCTGAAGCGGATACAGGAGACCCTGTCGCAGCTCCGCGCTCTCGGGATCGGCATCTCCCTCGACGATTTCGGTGTAGGCTATTCGGCCCTGTCCTATCTGACGGACTTCCACTGGGACGAAATCAAGATCGACCGGTCGTTCGCAGCCAAGGCCGTCAGGGATCGGAAGCAGCGCGACGTCCTGAAGCTGGTTCTCGGCATTGCCGAGACGATGGGATCGCGGGTCCTTGTCGAGGGTATCGAAACCATCGAACAGCGTGACGCTCTGGTCGAGATCGGCTGCAAGAACGGCCAAGGCTACCTGTTCGGCGGTCCGATGGCGATTGACGACATCACCACCCTGTTCTTCGCCGAGCACAGCCACCGCAGCCTCTCCGGAATTTGA
- the xdhC gene encoding xanthine dehydrogenase accessory protein XdhC, with protein sequence MNVWTHIADSLKRGDACALVTVSRADGSTPRETGARMVVTADAGYHGTVGGGTLEFEAIRRAAKAARTGTAAFIRQSVSLGPDLGQCCGGRAELAIEVLTAQALEMARDLARLEAEGVPFATMARLQGERVLKRQLTDAVPAHPFSIGTDPQSGDPLLLERFGTVRRPLFLFGAGHVGRALVLALAPLPFAVTWIDARAHQFPGPVPANVTKVCVADPAAVVDQAPDGAFILAMTHSHALDEEIMARSLLQQRFAYCGVIGSKTKRARFHKRLKARGISDALVAKMNCPVGVTAIKSKHPAAIAAGIAVDLLERDEAGHQQAAAGKGLAQNIPHGQ encoded by the coding sequence ATGAATGTCTGGACGCATATCGCTGACAGCCTGAAACGCGGCGATGCCTGTGCCCTGGTCACCGTTTCGCGCGCCGATGGCTCCACGCCGCGAGAAACGGGCGCACGGATGGTGGTCACCGCCGATGCCGGATATCACGGCACGGTTGGCGGCGGCACCCTGGAATTTGAAGCCATCCGCCGCGCTGCCAAAGCCGCCCGGACCGGAACGGCGGCATTCATCCGGCAATCGGTCTCTCTCGGTCCGGATCTCGGCCAATGCTGCGGCGGCCGGGCAGAGCTCGCCATTGAGGTCCTGACGGCACAGGCCCTGGAAATGGCGCGAGACCTGGCACGGCTGGAAGCCGAAGGCGTTCCGTTCGCGACCATGGCCCGGCTGCAAGGCGAGAGGGTCTTGAAGAGGCAGCTCACCGACGCTGTGCCGGCACATCCATTCAGCATCGGCACCGATCCGCAGAGCGGCGATCCATTGCTTCTGGAAAGGTTCGGAACGGTCCGCCGTCCCCTCTTTCTGTTCGGAGCAGGCCATGTCGGCAGGGCGCTGGTTCTGGCCCTCGCGCCATTGCCTTTTGCGGTCACCTGGATCGATGCCCGCGCGCACCAGTTTCCCGGACCCGTGCCGGCAAATGTCACGAAAGTGTGCGTCGCCGATCCGGCTGCGGTGGTGGACCAGGCGCCCGATGGAGCCTTCATTCTGGCGATGACCCATTCCCATGCGCTTGATGAAGAAATCATGGCACGATCCTTGCTGCAGCAACGGTTCGCGTATTGCGGGGTCATAGGCTCGAAAACCAAGAGAGCCCGGTTTCACAAGCGTCTCAAGGCAAGGGGAATAAGCGACGCTCTCGTTGCAAAAATGAACTGTCCGGTTGGGGTCACGGCCATAAAATCAAAACATCCGGCAGCGATTGCCGCCGGCATAGCCGTCGACCTGCTTGAACGGGACGAAGCCGGTCATCAACAGGCTGCGGCAGGCAAAGGGCTTGCACAAAATATACCACATGGTCAATAA
- a CDS encoding cytochrome ubiquinol oxidase subunit I, translated as MEFDPVILARIQFAFTVSFHIIFPAFTIGLSAFIAVLLLMWMATSEERYRRLARFWTKIFAVSFAMGVVSGIVLSYQFGTNWSRFSQFSGNVIGPLIGYEVLTAFYLEATFLGIMLFGWNRFPDWLVTLSAVLVAIGTAISAFWILAANSWMHTPAGHEVHDGIAYPLNWLQVIFNPSFPYRLAHMLNAAYLTTAAVVLAVGARYLLAGRHIGQSRIMLRMAVGMIAVSAPLQLIVGDLHGLNTLEHQPAKVAAMEAHWREADDSAFVLFGLPDEEARENHFEIAIPGLGGLILTHEWGGTYAGLEQFPEDEWPPVANVFFAFRIMIGIGLILIAMGVWGGYLWWRGRLFDNRLYLRAASYMWPLGFIAILAGWIVTEQGRQPWLVHGLMRTADGVSPVPGASVATTLALFVFIYGIVFSTGVFYINRLINRGPKEEAPTAHEGMPNRPISAAEEATRDATGRGPAGAPGRSLGNREG; from the coding sequence ATGGAGTTTGATCCGGTAATTCTTGCGCGTATCCAGTTTGCGTTCACGGTTTCGTTTCACATCATCTTTCCCGCCTTCACCATCGGACTCTCTGCCTTTATTGCCGTACTCCTTCTCATGTGGATGGCCACCAGCGAGGAGAGATATCGTCGGTTGGCGCGTTTCTGGACCAAGATCTTCGCCGTCTCGTTCGCCATGGGCGTCGTCTCCGGGATCGTTCTTTCCTACCAGTTCGGCACCAACTGGAGCCGCTTTTCGCAATTCAGCGGCAACGTCATCGGCCCGCTCATCGGCTATGAGGTGCTGACGGCGTTTTATCTGGAGGCCACCTTTCTGGGCATCATGCTGTTCGGCTGGAACCGGTTTCCCGACTGGCTTGTGACGCTGTCGGCAGTGCTGGTTGCAATCGGGACGGCTATCAGCGCCTTCTGGATTCTCGCCGCCAATAGCTGGATGCACACGCCCGCCGGGCACGAGGTACACGATGGCATCGCCTATCCTCTCAATTGGCTCCAGGTGATCTTCAATCCGAGCTTTCCTTATCGGCTTGCCCACATGCTGAATGCGGCCTACCTGACGACGGCCGCAGTCGTTCTGGCCGTCGGCGCACGCTACCTGCTGGCCGGCCGCCATATCGGACAAAGCCGCATCATGCTCCGCATGGCGGTCGGCATGATCGCAGTTTCCGCGCCGTTGCAACTCATTGTCGGCGATCTGCACGGCCTCAACACGCTCGAGCATCAGCCTGCAAAAGTTGCGGCCATGGAGGCTCATTGGCGCGAGGCGGACGACAGCGCCTTCGTGCTGTTCGGATTGCCCGATGAAGAAGCCCGGGAGAACCATTTCGAGATCGCCATACCGGGCCTAGGCGGTCTGATCCTGACCCATGAATGGGGCGGGACGTATGCCGGCCTCGAGCAGTTTCCGGAGGACGAATGGCCACCCGTCGCCAATGTTTTCTTCGCCTTCCGCATCATGATCGGGATCGGCCTGATCCTGATCGCGATGGGTGTGTGGGGAGGATATCTCTGGTGGCGCGGGCGCCTGTTCGACAATCGTCTCTATCTGCGCGCGGCTTCCTACATGTGGCCACTCGGTTTCATCGCCATCCTGGCCGGCTGGATCGTGACGGAGCAGGGCAGGCAGCCGTGGCTCGTTCACGGACTGATGCGCACCGCCGATGGCGTTTCGCCCGTTCCCGGCGCCAGCGTGGCAACCACGCTGGCGCTCTTCGTCTTCATATACGGCATCGTGTTTTCAACGGGCGTCTTCTACATCAACCGGCTGATCAACCGCGGTCCGAAGGAAGAAGCTCCGACGGCGCATGAAGGAATGCCGAACCGGCCGATCTCGGCCGCAGAAGAGGCAACGCGCGATGCGACCGGCCGCGGACCGGCGGGCGCCCCTGGACGGTCGCTCGGCAATCGGGAGGGATGA